Part of the Paenibacillus guangzhouensis genome is shown below.
GTCTGGCAGCAGATGGCGCGCCGCGGCGACAGCGAATAATACAACGAAGGGAGTCCCCTTGTTTTCATGGGACTCCCTTTTCGTTTGGCGATATTCACGCTATACTACCTTTATATAAAATCTGAATTGGTCGTGAAGCACACGCCGCTTTGTACCCTCCCCTTTGTAGGTGGATCTGGGTCATAGCGGCTTTTTTGCGTGCGTGGCCATTTGGATTCCAAAGAGGAGGTATGGCATCATGTCCAAGTTCAACCAAGCATTTGACACGTGGTTGCATACAGCGATCACACAAGAACAGAACCATCGAAGGCGCGAAATTCTTGAGAAAGGACTCGGCCATGGTACGATGGATTTTCTACGAGCCATCTGGTTCCCCGCCGTACGGCACTTCGATGATCTGCATCCCGAATGGGAAGTTCGTGATTTTCATAATGGCTATCGGTATTTGGATCTAGCTTATATGCCTGGCGGCGATGTCAAAGGCGGCATCGAAATTCAGGGATACGGCCCCCATGCGAGGGATCTCGATGTTCGTCGGTTCAAGGACTTGTGCTGGCGCCATTGCCTGCTGGCACTCGACGACTGGCTCTTCCTGCCTGTTGCTTACCTTTCGATAACCGATGAACCTAAGCGCTGTCAGCAGCTCGTCCTGTCTTTTATCGGCAAATTTGTTGCAATCGATGCACCTGCTCACTTGAACTGGCTTGAAGCCGAGACGATTCGTTTCGCAAGGCGGCACCTCCGCCCATTCACACCATCGGAGTTGGCCAGTCATCTACGTGTGTCAGATCATCATGCGAGGCGGATCCTGCACAAGATGGTGGAACTGCGGCTGTTGTACGTGGCAAGTGGCAATCAGCGTTACCGGACGTTTGGCTTACGGACCACGTAATATTTCGTCCAGCACATGATCACTGAATGCACATACCCGATCCCCCGACACCGTCAGCCTAACGAACCCAGTAACCCTTATTCGCTTATTTTCAGCCACTTTTGATTTCTAACGAACGACAGGTACGCTATCCGGTCATTTTTCAGCTCTTTTCGCATCATTTAGCCCCAATAGCGTATCTGTGGTTCGTTAGCCCACGAAACGGCCCATTTCTCGCCAAATAAGGTTACCTCGATTCGTTAGACGCACGCTTGTCCCATAGTTGGATACTGGTAGGTTGCCAAGTTACTCCATCCGGGTACTTCCGTCCTAACAGCACACTCGCCCACCGCTCCCCTGCCTAACGAACCCAGTAACCCTTATTCGCTTATTTTCAGCCACTTTTGATTTCTAATGAACGACAGGTACGCTATCCGGTCATTTTTCAGCTCTTTTCGCAACATTTAGCCCCAATAGCGTATCTGTGGTTCGTTAGCCCACGAAACAGCCCAATTTTCGTCAAATAAGGTTACCTCGATTCGTTAGACGCACGCTTGTCCCATAGTTGGATACTGGTAGGTTGCCAAGTTACTCCGAATACTCATCAGCACCAGAACTCCAACCAGCAGGGGCTTTCATTACCAGACATGCAATCGCTACCGCTCCCCCCAATCTAACGAACCCAGTAACCCTTATTCGCTTATTTTCAGCCACTTTTGATTTCTAACGAACTACAGGTACGCTATCCGGTCATTTTTCAGCTCTTTTCGCATCATTTAGCCCCAATAGCGTATCTGTGGTTCGTTAGCCCACGAAACGGCCCGTTTTTCGTCAAATAAGGTTACCTCGATTCGTTAGACGCACGCTTGTCCTGTCGTTGGATACTGGTAGGTTGCCAAGTTACTCCGAATACTCATCAGCACCAGAACTCCAACCAGCAGGGGCTTTCATTACCAGACATGCAATCGCTACCGCTCCCCCCAATCTAACGAACCCAGTAGCCCTTATTCGCTTATTTTCAGCCACTTTTGATTTCTAACGAACTACAGGTACGCTATCCGGTCATTTTTCAGCTCTTTTCGCATCATTTAGCCCCAATAGCGTATCTGTGGTTCGTTAGCCCACGAAACAGCCCATTTCTCGCCAAATAAGGTTACCTCGATTCGTTAGACACCCGCTTGTCCCATAGTTGAATGCTGGCCACTGATCAAGTTACTCCGTCCGGCTACTTCCGTCCTGACAGCACACTCGCCCACCGCTCCCCCTGCCTAACGAACTCAGTAACCCTTATTCGCTTATTTTCAGCCACTTTTGATTTCTAACGAACGACAGGTACGCTATCCGATCATTTTTCAGCTCTTTTCGCATCATGTAGCCTCAATAGCGTATCTATGGTTCGTTAGCCCACGAAACGGTCCATTTCTCGCCAAATAAGCATACCTCGATTCGTTAGACGCCGATCCACCACGATCCCACACGAATCCGCCGCCCACCGACAGCACCTGCCAGCCGCTATCTACTACTCCATTGGTGCCCATAAGCACCTAGCGCCCCCTTGATCCACGCCTACGTCCACCCAATACCCCAAACATACTAATCTCCCTAATTACTGGAACAAATTCTGCCGTCAATACGTATGAATTAACAAAGGAAGGAGCTGATTGGATGTTCTTCATATTCGGTTTGATCATCATCGGTATTGGTCTGCTCAATGTCCTCAATCCCACCTTCGCCTGGTACATGAAGGAAGGCTGGAAGGTGAGCGGAGACTCTGAGCCGAGCGATACCTACCTCGCGCTAACCCGTTTTGGCGGCGTCGTCGCTATTATTATGGGGCTGTTCGTGATGATATCGGGCTTCGGCACGTAGCACGCCTAGACCCGTGCCCACCAGCACCACACGTCTCCGCTACACTTCTGCAAACTGCGTCTCATACAGCATCGCATACACACCATGCTGGGTTAGCAGCTCTGAATGGCGCCCCCGCTCCACAATGCGGCCGTCCTGCACAACTAGAATCTGTACCGCAGCTAGAATCGTCGACAGTCGATGCGCGATAACCAGTGTCGTACGGCCCTTCATCAGCTCTTGCAAGGCCTCCTGCACATAGCGCTCCGACTCGGAATCCAAATGCGAGGTAGCTTCGTCCAGCAGCAGGATGGTTGGGTTTTTCAGAATGGCCCTTGCAATGGAAATCCGCTGCCGTTCGCCGCCGGACAAGCGATGCCCGCGCTCTCCGACCATCGTGTCATACCCCTCCGGCAGCGATTGAATGAAATCATGAATATAGGCTTTACGACAAGCCTCTTCGATCTCTTCCTGCGTCGCATCTTCACGTGCGAACCGCAAATTCTCCCGCAATGTCGCGTGGAACAAGAACGACTCCTGCGTAACATAGCCGATATGGCGGCGCAGCTCCGCGAGCTTCACATCCCGTAGATCCATGCCGTCCACCTCGATGCTTCCTGCCGTTGGGTCGTAGAGCCGCGCAATAAGACTGATCAACGTGGATTTCCCTGCGCCGCTCGGACCAACAATTGCAACCACTTCAGTTGGCTTGGCCTCGAATGATACCCCCCGTAGTACCAATTCTTCCTCTTGCAGTCCGGCTTCATGACCCTCACCTGGATTCAGATCAGGCCCTCGTTGCCCGCCGGCATAACCGAACTTCACGTCTCGGAAGGTAATCCGGCCTGCTGGCGCATCCAATGCCTTTGCATCCGGTCCATCCTCCATCTCCGGCAACATATCCATGTATTCGAAGATTCGACCGAACACGCCCAGCGCCGTCACAACTTCCACATGCAAGTTCAACAAGGTTCCGAACGGCTGATATAACCGTCCCAGATAGGCGGCAAAAGCAACAATCGCCCCCACCGTCATCGTGCCTTGTATCACCGCATAGCCTCCATACAAATAAATAATCGCGGTGCCAATCGGTCCTAACACGCCGACGAACATCATGAACCAACGACCCATCAGATTGACCTTCAGCTCCATGTCCATCACTTGCTTATTCGTCGCTTGGAATTGTGCCGCCTGACTTTGTTCCCGCCCATAGATCCGAGTCAACAGCGCGCCCGAAATCCCGAACACCTCGCCAAGCTGGGAGGCCATCTGTGCACGCACCTTTTGCGTTTCCTGCCGCATTTTTTTACGAAGACGAGATACCTTACGCACCGGAATCATTGAAACTGGCAGGATAATCATCGACAACAGCGCCAAACGCCAATCCAGCACGAACAGGATAACCGTTGTTGTTACAACGACTACGCTCTGTGTTATCGTATTGACGACCAGATTTGTTACCACGCCTTGTACCGCCTGCACATCTTCGGTCACCCGCTGAATAACCTCACCAGACCGTGAATTCGTAAAAAATCCAATTGACTGTCGCTGTAAATTGCTGAACAACCCTTGCCGCAGATCACGCATAATCCCTTGGGCGACTTTAAAATTCATATAGTTCTGCCACACCCCAAGAACGCCGCTAAGGACAGGCAAGCCGATCAACAGTGCAACCATCACGAGCAACTGCCCACGATCCCCAGCTGGGATCGCATGGTCGATAATGACCTTCATCACCCAAGGAGGCCCGAGACCAATCACAGCACCCGCAAGCGCAAGAACGATAATAAAGCCGAGTAAGGCACGGTACTCTCGGAACAGCCTCCATACCCGTCGAAGGGATACGTCTTGCACGCTCTCTCTTAATGTTTTCTTCTGAATCGTCCGATCCGATCCTTCGAGACCACGCCAAATATTTTTCATGACCTATAACACCTCAATTCTATTCGTTCATTATAGGCCGATCAGGAGAGACATTTCACCCTCAATTTCAATAAAAAATCCCCCTGTCTAGGAGGATTATAAGCACTTTAAAGATATTAGCCTATTTAACGATGATTTTCCCTACCATAAAATTATGCGGTTTACAGTAGATCTCGTACTCCCCAGCTTCAGGGAAGGTCTTGGTGAACGTATCATTCTTCCCGAGGGGCTCACTGGTAAAGGAACCGTCCTTAGCAGTTACTGTATGCTCCACATCATCCTGGTTGGTAAATGTAACTGATGCGCCTGCTTCGATCGTCAGCTGATCGGGTTTAAAGGCGAATTCAGAAATACTGACCGCATATTTCTTGGCGGATTCCGCCTTATCTGCTACAGTCGGCTGATCAGACGCTGCCTTTGTCGTAAACGTGATCACTTGCTTCACTTCCGGCTTAATCGGTTGGTGATTATTCCCTACTAGTTGGACCGTTAAAGTGTGCTTGCCTGGTTTAACATGATCGAAGACGGCGGGTTCAGCGTTAATCATTTTATAGGCCGCTTTGGGGTCGCTTGCGTCGGTATCCAGCCAAATATGTACATGCCCCTGGCCTTCATGCGGTTCCGTATGCGTCCGGAAATCTGTGAGCGCATGGTTAAACACAGCAACCCCCACTTTTACCGTGTCGGTATACAACATTGCATCTTTCGTAGGGCCTAGAATTCTTACGGAAGGCGTATTCGCCGATTGTAACGAAACGTTTTTTTTCGCAGGGTCAAACTTCACATCCACCCCTAAATTCTCCGATACGAATCGGATCGGAACCATGGTAACGCCATTTACGACCTTCGCCGGTTCATCTAATGCTACAGGAATACCATTTAAGGTTGCTGTCTTCGACTCTAACGGGAGCAGGTAGATGTTAGATCCTTCGGTGACCTTAACCGTTCTGGTCTCGGCTTCATAACCAACGACAGCACCGATGGCTTCTGCTATGGGTCTATAAGGTACCAGGAGTCGCCCATTCATCAGCAACGGCTGCTCACTGAAGACAATCGCCTTGCCGTTGAATGTCGCAGACACACCCGTTGGCGATACTGGCGCCTTCGCCGCAACCGGCACCGTTCCGAGCATGGCTGCGAATAATGCAGTCGTTAGAAGCATTTTACTCATCTTATTCATCGTTCATCCTCCTTAAATGTACCGTACTTGACGGTGAATGCCTTTATTTAAGGGAACGAACACATGAGCAGTCCGGTTTGATGCGATGACCAATTTTTTCACGTACCCAGCACTTTCTTACCGCGAGGCTGCTCCCCGACCGCATCAGGCTCGAGCGTAATACCAATGGCTTCAAAAGGAACTTGTTGCTCCTTCATATCATACGTAAGCACGCCATTCCCTTGCTCATCGACAAGAAACACCCCTGCGCTTCTTCGCGCTCCATTGTGGATCAGCCACACCTGATAGGCTTCCTGTCCCTTCGCCTGCGATAATCCTTGCACGCTAAATACGAGCTTCTTCGCATCGCCTTGCTGCATTAGCCATGCACTGCCTTTAGCTGCATCGCTACTCGAGTCCGTCGCGTTCAATGTAAAGATTTGCAGGACTTGCGTCGGCAGGCTCGCACCAGTCTCCATCGCTTGAAGCCGATCCCGTAAGTGGTTATTATTCCAAGAAACCCCAATCAAGAGAAGCAAAAGAACCGATGCTGCGATCCATCCTGTATTCATAGTCCATTTTTTCTTCACCACAGGCTGCTCTACCTTAAAAATAGAATCCATGACCTCTGCTTTCAAATCCGCTGGCGCCTCGATTTCTTCTAATGCATATGGGATTGCATGCCACGCCTCCCGCATCTCTTCGAGTTCCCTCCTGCAGGCCTTGCAACTTCCGATATGATGTTCAATACGTCTCCGATCCTCTTCATTGATTTCACCGAGCATATATTCCATGAGTTGATCTGTGCCGTGACAGTTCGAGGTCTCCATTTATGTCTCCTCCTTTTCCTGCATCAAGTGATTTCTTAATATTTTCAACGTTTGGTGAAGTCGGCTTTTCACCGTACCTACGGGCTCATTACGCATTTGTGCGATTTCACGAAGCGAGTAGCCTTCCCAGTATAAGCACTGTATAAGTTCAACTTGGCTCTTGGATAAATGCTGATAAGATCGCTTCACTTGCTCCCGAATCAGCTTCTGAGATACGATGTGCTCCGGTGTGTTCTCTGTCCGGTCGGGCATGATCTCCCAGATCTCCGGCTCCATCGTAACTGCTGTCTGTTCTCTCCTCTGCTTACGGATATGGTCAATCGTAATATTCCGTGTCACCGTAATCAACCAATTGATATATTCACCCTTACTCGGATCATAACCCGTCCGGGTCGTCCACAAGCGCGTGAACACAGACTGCACAATGATTCTCGCCTGCTGCTCATCTTTCGTTGACTTCATGGCAAAAGAGTACACGAGCTTCACATATCGATCATATAACTCTTCCAAAGCCGGACGATGCTTGATCATCACAAGCTGCATGAGTTCAAGATCTGTCTTATTCTTCACGAGTTCCGCTCTCCCTCTTTTCTGGTCCCTGTTCTTGCACCCATTCTACCACAGAATTTCCCATGTGCTTTTTGAAAAATGAAGTTCATTAATTTTAACTGAAAAAAGCTGCCCTGCCCCCTCGTTCTTTCAGCCTATTCAACGAATTGGAAGCAACTAACATTGATCCCTCGCTGGTTCTCAGCTATACTAAAACTCAAATTTGCAATTGAATAGAAAACCCTCATCTTACGAAGGATGAGGTAGAGGTCGCGGTTGTTAAGAGTAAGAAAGCGGAGAGCCAGAGAAATGCTCAGTGATGCTATTCTAAAAGGAACCACCGCCGAAGTTCACTAAGGTACTCTGCCTTAGCGTGCTGGGGCTGCTGCTGAATAAGCGCAGAACTGTCACATGGGATGCATCCCATGTGTTGTGCTATCTTATTCGTACATCGTAGGAGCCGTAGGGGTTGAATTGAACCGCCGTACATTGCTACGGCGGTTTTTTGGCATTCTAGCAGCATATCGCTATATATTGTTCTGACATCTAAGAAGGAGTGTTATTATGTCTAAATCCACATCCCAAGCTGCTCCGGAGCTGCAACGCTCCCTCAAAGCTCGCCATCTCACGATGATCGCGCTGGGCGGATCCATTGGAACCGGCTTGTTCCTCGCTTCCGGCGGCGCGATTGCTACCGCAGGACCAGGCGGCGCCTTGCTCGCGTATGCCGCTGTCGGCATCATGGTATACTTCCTCATGACAAGTCTCGGGGAACTCGCCACGTATATGCCGGAATCCGGCTCATTCAGCACCTATGCCGGCCGGTTCGTCGATCCGTCCCTCGGCTTCGCACTCGGCTGGAACTTCTGGTACAACTGGGCGATTACGATCGCCGCAGAACTTGCGGCTGCCACGTTGATTATTAAATACTGGTTCCCGAACAGCTCCTCCTTCATCTGGAGTCTTCTGTTCCTTGCCATCATTTTCTTATTAAATGCGCTATCCGTTAAGGGCTACGGGGAATCTGAATATTGGTTCGCATTGATCAAAATTGCGGTCGTCATCGTCTTCCTCGTCGTCGGCGTCCTGATGATCTTCGGCATTATGGGAGGCAAGTCCCCAGGGTTCAGCAACTTTACGATGGACGGCGGTCCGTTCCATGGCGGGTTCCTGACGATCCTCGGCGTATTCATGGCTGCCGGTTTCTCCTTCCAGGGGACCGAACTCATTGGGGTAGCTGCCGGTGAGAGTGAAAATCCACGTGAAAATGTACCGCGCGCCATTCGTCAGATTTTCTGGCGTATCCTTATCTTCTATATTCTCGCGATCTTCGTCATTGCGATGTTAATCCCGTACACGAATCCGAACTTGGTGCGCGGCGGTCTTGAAGACATTGCGATTAGTCCGTTCACGATTATTTTCGAGAATGCGGGCCTTGCGTTTGCGGCAGCGGTCATGAACGCCGTTATTCTTACGTCGGTACTATCGGCAGGTAACTCAGGGATGTATGCATCCACGCGTGTCCTTTGGGTTCTCGCCAAAGAAGGCAAAGCACCGAAATTCCTCGGCAAGCTGAACCGTAACGGCGTACCGATCAACGCACTCATCGTCACGGCTGCCGTCGGGATGCTCGCCTTTCTCGCATCCTTCTTCGGTGATGGTGTCGTATACACATGGCTGCTCAATGCCTCAGGGATGTCTGGGTTCATCGCTTGGATCGGAATTGCGATTAGTCATTATCGCTTCCGTCGGGCCTTCACCGCACAAGGCCGCAGCCTGGATGAGCTGCCGTATCGCGCTAAATGGTTCCCATTCGGTCCGATTTTCGCCTTCATCATCTGTATGATCGTTATTCTCGGCCAGAATTATCAAGCATTCCTTGGGGAGACGATCGACTGGAATGGTGTGTTAATCTCCTACATTGGATTGCCGCTCTTCCTCATCGTCTGGCTCGGGTACAAATTCGTGAAGAAGACAAAAGTCATTCCACTGCACGAATGTCAGCTGGACCCGCCAGCTAAATAAAGTTTCAGACAAGCAAAAGCCTCTCGATCCACGTTCAACGTGATTCGAGAGGCTTCTTTTTAATAATCCCAGCTAGGTATGAACGGCCTGCTGCTCCCGCAAATGCGTTAGACAGCTCTGCGGCTTTCTCCCTACCACCAATACGCCATTGGCCACATATCCTTCTTCGCGATCGCGAAGTTCATGAATGAGACGTGATCGGAATAAATCAAGCTCCGCTTCGTAAGCAGCGTCCACCGCTAAGTTGCGCAGCTCTTGCGGATCTTCATCGAGATGGAACAACTGCTCCGACCCTGTCTGCGAATACCAGATGTACTTCCAATGACCGTCTGTTACATAATGATGCGATAAGGCGCCATAGGCATGTTCACCATGGAGATAGGTTCGCCACGGACGTTCCTGTGTCTCGTTGCAGAGCGGTACAACACTGTGTCCATCGACGGATGGAGGAATGACTGCCCCTGCTGCATGAAGGAGCGTAGGCATAATATCTCGCATTTCAACGACTTCCGATACAGTGCTGCCGATTTTGAATCCCAGCTTGCCTGTTCGATC
Proteins encoded:
- a CDS encoding ABC transporter ATP-binding protein — translated: MKNIWRGLEGSDRTIQKKTLRESVQDVSLRRVWRLFREYRALLGFIIVLALAGAVIGLGPPWVMKVIIDHAIPAGDRGQLLVMVALLIGLPVLSGVLGVWQNYMNFKVAQGIMRDLRQGLFSNLQRQSIGFFTNSRSGEVIQRVTEDVQAVQGVVTNLVVNTITQSVVVVTTTVILFVLDWRLALLSMIILPVSMIPVRKVSRLRKKMRQETQKVRAQMASQLGEVFGISGALLTRIYGREQSQAAQFQATNKQVMDMELKVNLMGRWFMMFVGVLGPIGTAIIYLYGGYAVIQGTMTVGAIVAFAAYLGRLYQPFGTLLNLHVEVVTALGVFGRIFEYMDMLPEMEDGPDAKALDAPAGRITFRDVKFGYAGGQRGPDLNPGEGHEAGLQEEELVLRGVSFEAKPTEVVAIVGPSGAGKSTLISLIARLYDPTAGSIEVDGMDLRDVKLAELRRHIGYVTQESFLFHATLRENLRFAREDATQEEIEEACRKAYIHDFIQSLPEGYDTMVGERGHRLSGGERQRISIARAILKNPTILLLDEATSHLDSESERYVQEALQELMKGRTTLVIAHRLSTILAAVQILVVQDGRIVERGRHSELLTQHGVYAMLYETQFAEV
- a CDS encoding amino acid permease, whose amino-acid sequence is MSKSTSQAAPELQRSLKARHLTMIALGGSIGTGLFLASGGAIATAGPGGALLAYAAVGIMVYFLMTSLGELATYMPESGSFSTYAGRFVDPSLGFALGWNFWYNWAITIAAELAAATLIIKYWFPNSSSFIWSLLFLAIIFLLNALSVKGYGESEYWFALIKIAVVIVFLVVGVLMIFGIMGGKSPGFSNFTMDGGPFHGGFLTILGVFMAAGFSFQGTELIGVAAGESENPRENVPRAIRQIFWRILIFYILAIFVIAMLIPYTNPNLVRGGLEDIAISPFTIIFENAGLAFAAAVMNAVILTSVLSAGNSGMYASTRVLWVLAKEGKAPKFLGKLNRNGVPINALIVTAAVGMLAFLASFFGDGVVYTWLLNASGMSGFIAWIGIAISHYRFRRAFTAQGRSLDELPYRAKWFPFGPIFAFIICMIVILGQNYQAFLGETIDWNGVLISYIGLPLFLIVWLGYKFVKKTKVIPLHECQLDPPAK
- a CDS encoding RNA polymerase sigma factor produces the protein MKNKTDLELMQLVMIKHRPALEELYDRYVKLVYSFAMKSTKDEQQARIIVQSVFTRLWTTRTGYDPSKGEYINWLITVTRNITIDHIRKQRREQTAVTMEPEIWEIMPDRTENTPEHIVSQKLIREQVKRSYQHLSKSQVELIQCLYWEGYSLREIAQMRNEPVGTVKSRLHQTLKILRNHLMQEKEET
- a CDS encoding transcriptional regulator — its product is MSKFNQAFDTWLHTAITQEQNHRRREILEKGLGHGTMDFLRAIWFPAVRHFDDLHPEWEVRDFHNGYRYLDLAYMPGGDVKGGIEIQGYGPHARDLDVRRFKDLCWRHCLLALDDWLFLPVAYLSITDEPKRCQQLVLSFIGKFVAIDAPAHLNWLEAETIRFARRHLRPFTPSELASHLRVSDHHARRILHKMVELRLLYVASGNQRYRTFGLRTT
- a CDS encoding DUF6199 family natural product biosynthesis protein, translating into MIIIGIGLLNVLNPTFAWYMKEGWKVSGDSEPSDTYLALTRFGGVVAIIMGLFVMISGFGT
- a CDS encoding anti-sigma factor, with the protein product METSNCHGTDQLMEYMLGEINEEDRRRIEHHIGSCKACRRELEEMREAWHAIPYALEEIEAPADLKAEVMDSIFKVEQPVVKKKWTMNTGWIAASVLLLLLIGVSWNNNHLRDRLQAMETGASLPTQVLQIFTLNATDSSSDAAKGSAWLMQQGDAKKLVFSVQGLSQAKGQEAYQVWLIHNGARRSAGVFLVDEQGNGVLTYDMKEQQVPFEAIGITLEPDAVGEQPRGKKVLGT
- a CDS encoding stalk domain-containing protein; translated protein: MNKMSKMLLTTALFAAMLGTVPVAAKAPVSPTGVSATFNGKAIVFSEQPLLMNGRLLVPYRPIAEAIGAVVGYEAETRTVKVTEGSNIYLLPLESKTATLNGIPVALDEPAKVVNGVTMVPIRFVSENLGVDVKFDPAKKNVSLQSANTPSVRILGPTKDAMLYTDTVKVGVAVFNHALTDFRTHTEPHEGQGHVHIWLDTDASDPKAAYKMINAEPAVFDHVKPGKHTLTVQLVGNNHQPIKPEVKQVITFTTKAASDQPTVADKAESAKKYAVSISEFAFKPDQLTIEAGASVTFTNQDDVEHTVTAKDGSFTSEPLGKNDTFTKTFPEAGEYEIYCKPHNFMVGKIIVK